ATTTGCGATCTGACGTGCATGGTCCTGACGAAGGGGCTTATCAAGCACTGCCTTATACACGCGCACGATGCCGTAGCGTGGGTGCATGAGCATGTTCGCAAGATCTCCGTCGTTGGTGAGGAGCAAAACGCCAGTTGTATTGCGGTCCAAACGTCCTACCGTGAACAGGCGTGTCTTCAGACGCACGATATCAAAGACCGTGGCTCGCCCCTTTTCATCACTGGACGTGGCGATCACATCCTTGGGCTTGTTGAGGACGATGTAGGTAAGGTGCTTGTAGCGTGTGATCGGCTCACCATGGACTGTTACCATGTCATCGATCTCAACCTTGGTACCGAGTTCGGTTACCACCTTGCCGTTCACCTTCACCACACCTTGGCGGATGAACTCATCTGCCTTTCTGCGCGATGCAACACCGGCATCGGCAATGGCACGGTTGAGCCTCACCGGTTTTTGCGGTGCTACAAAGTTTTGGTCAAGGGGCGGAGCAGATTGCCGCGGTGATGCGGGCTGCTTGGGCGCAGCAGTGCGGGAGGTTTTCTTAGCTGCTGGACGCGTTGGTTTTTGCTGGCGCATAGCGATTCTCATCGTGAGCGTGAAGGGTGTGGAGGACAGTGTCGAAGACCGTATCCACCGTTATGGTTGTCATACATTCATGGGTGCCAAGCGGACACGTTACCGTGCCGTGTGCACTACAGGGTCTGCACGCGAGCTCTCTCTGCTCGATCACGTGCCCATTGGGACCAAAGGGGGCGAACCCAAACTCCGGAACCGTTGGCCCGAACACTGCGATCACCGGCACATGCTGCAGGGAAGCAAGGTGCACGGGAGCACTATCATTCGAAATTACGACATTGGCGCGGGCTATCAGTGCTGCTGCTTGTCGGAGTGTGGTTCTCCCCGAGAGATCAACAACCCCGTCGAGACCCTGCATCATGCCCTGTGTTGCGGCGTCACCAAGGACGGCTACCTGTACGCCAGAGTGTACAAGTCTCTCAGCAAGTGCTCTGTAGCGGTCTGCAGGCCATTGTTTGGTGGGCCATGCCGACCCGGGAGCCACTACGGCAACCGGCCCGCCTGCAGCAGGAACCATCGACTCGATCACAGCCACATCATCCGACGTAAACAACCTTATCGGCGTGAGTTCCTCGATCGTTAGTACGTGCGGAAAAAGGGGCTCCAACAGCTTTAAGTGTCGGCGTGTATCGTGAATGTGCATGGGATACGGGATCGTATCCGACGCGATCCATCGCGTAGCTGCATCCGCATACGTCACCACTCTTTCTGCCTTCAGCGCCCTTGCAAGAAACATCGTGCGCATACTCTTATGCGGCACAACCGCGGTGATCGGACCTCGACTTCGAAGCGACGCAACAAGCTCCCCACGTCCGGCTGACGAACGATGAGCACCCCGTTTATCAAAAGCCACCACCTCATCTACAATGCCAAGCCCCCTCACAAACTCCGCAGCTGCAGGCGTAGTGATCAACACAACATTCGCACCAACATCCATCTGCTTGATGGCTGCACACATCGGCAATGTCAATAGGACATCACCAAGAAAGGCGGTTTGTAGGATGTAATACGTCAAAGTAAGCCAGTTACTAGTTACAAGTTACTAGTTACTCCCCAGTAGATTACGTAATCAGTATCTGCGTAACTAGTAACTAGTAACTAGTAACTAGTAACTGAGTAACTGAGTAACTAGTAACTAGCTTCTCCATCTCCTATGTTGCCACGACCACAATTCCGGTCTTTGAAGGATAACATCTTCGAGTTTTTGGACGTGACGTTTGGTGAGTTCTATGATGCCTTCCTTGGTGTTTTCAAGGTCATGCATTGGCAGCTCGCGTATCGGTGCATTGTACGAACCATCGGCGAGGCGCTCAGCAAAGGCATAAAAGATCGGCGCGTTGTATTTCAGTGCGAGTGCGGCGGGAGCTTCATAGGTTGGTGTTGAGCGTCCAAAGAACTCGATCCACGGATCTTTGTCGATGTGGCCATGTTGATCAACGAGGAAGGCCACAACGCCCCCTGAAGAAAGAGCTTTGACAAGGGGGCGGGCGGCTTCGCCCATTGGGACAACAACGTTTCCAAACCGCGTGCGATAGGCGTTCAGGAAGCGATCGGCTGCCGCATTGGATTGGGGATGAACAACGATGGTCACCGGTGCATCAAGCATGATGCCGGCCGTCATAGCAAGGTACTCCCAGTTGCCATAGTGGGCCGAGAGGAAAATGGATGGTTTGCCAGCACGATGTCTTTCGAGCACGGCATCAAACCCTGGGATCTTTACTAACGAGGGAAGATCGGTCTTTGACAGTGCCGGTGTGGCGAGCAGTTCAGAGAGAACGATGCCGAGGTTCTCATACGAGCCTCGCATGATCACTTCACGCTCCGGTGCGGAGAGATCGGGGAATGCCTGTGTGATGTTGGACATGGTGATGTCTCGGCGAGACGCAGAGAGCCCCATCAATCGTCGGCCAATAAATGCACCGAGGCGCTGCCTACTGCGCGGCCCCAGAGCCTGCGCGATACGTCCAAGCGCAAGAAGTCCGGCAGTAGATGTTGTGTCCGTGATCGACATCACCGATTCGTTGGCATGAGATTCTCCGGTGGGTTTGGAACCGGCGAGAATGCTTTTGCATAGAGGTTATACCAATTCGGTTCGCGCACCTGACCGATCATTGTTGAGTGAACGAGTCGGTGATTCTGCTGGAGTTGCCAGTCTACAAAGTAGAAGTAGACACCGCCTTGGATGTGTTGATAGAACCAGATCTCGTATGGCTTTGCATCGATCGACTGAATGAACTGTTCTACTTGAGTTGGCTGTCCGAATCGCAGGAGTGCTTGGCCACGATCCGTTTTCCATCCGTTACGAAACGCTGCACTTGAATAGAAAGTCTGCGCACGCTTATACATTTCGCGGAACTCATCCAGACGTTCATTGGACATGGTGGTCACGTCAGGGTCTCTGTTACGCCAGAAGAGGAACAGATAGCGCTGCTGTGCCCGTTCGTCTGTACACTGTTCACGAATAGCCTTCTCAGCCGATGATGCCAGTACGTCAGAAAGTTCGAGTTCAAGGGCAAGTCTCTCGCCCTTGATAACAGACCATTCCGAAGCCTGGAACTGCTCATCTTCTGTTAGCATGATCCTGCCTTCAGGGGGCAGTTCGGGATTGAGGATGTAGAATCGTTCCTCGCGGGTATCGTAGACTGTGGCTAGGTCTCTCGACATCATTCGAATCTTCAGCGTATAGACACCGGAGCGGAGAGCGCCGGCTGGGATCTCTTCCCGGACAACAAGTCCGTCACTGCCGCCAACCATCTTCAGATACGACGTGAGTTGTTCGTCGCGCACGTTGTCGAGAACTTGGAACTCCAAGGCGAAAGTGTCGAGCTTGGCTCGAACAGCATTATAGATCTCTGCATAAACGCAGATCGAAGGATCTCGTCCGATGATTTCGTGCCGAGGGTTGGGTACCGCGGGCTGTCCGTTTCGATCGAAGCGAGCATCAGACCCGAGCTTCATCGGCATCACGAACATCACATCGCTGATCACCGGTAGGAACGTAAAGGATCGGACCGAGCTGGAGAAGGTGCTTGTTACGGTTGACGATTTGTCGTTGACATCTGTTGCCACAAACCGAACAAGGTACTTGCCCGGAGACAATGTCAACGGCCGAACCCCGGCAAAGAACCGCTGATGGGCTGGAACCGAGCTTGTGCTGAACGCCGAGGACAACCATTCGTCACGAGTTGTGTCCCCCACCTCAGAGAACCACCTCAAGGCTGCAAAGAAGTTCTCCAACAAAACCATCCTTCGTTACGACATAACGAACGGCAGTATCAGCGAATGAGTAATGGAACTCCCACTTCGTACGTGCACCCTCACCGCGGAACTGCACAATATCGGCAACGATATCGAGCTGTTCTTGAGTCCACGTCAAGCATGGGTTCCACACCGTCATGGCGATGAGGACGGTCCAAAAAAATCGAGCGTTTGTCATAGTGGTGATCCGCCGTAAAAGAACAATGCCGTCGATCGAGGTGATCAACGGCATTGAGAGAAGACCTTACATTATCAGCCGAGGATCAGTTGAATCGCATCGCAATGCTAAGACGACTGATGAGGCCAAGATTTTGTGTAGGGTTGATCGAATAATCGACCTGACCTTCAAAACCGCCGCCATTATACTTCAGACCTACCCCGCCAGCCAGACCGAACTGATCCGAGCCGAAGCGATATCCTGCACGTACGCTGACGAATTCTTTCCAAGTGTATTCTGTGCCGATAGCGAATTGC
This region of Ignavibacteria bacterium genomic DNA includes:
- a CDS encoding glycosyltransferase family 9 protein, which translates into the protein MTYYILQTAFLGDVLLTLPMCAAIKQMDVGANVVLITTPAAAEFVRGLGIVDEVVAFDKRGAHRSSAGRGELVASLRSRGPITAVVPHKSMRTMFLARALKAERVVTYADAATRWIASDTIPYPMHIHDTRRHLKLLEPLFPHVLTIEELTPIRLFTSDDVAVIESMVPAAGGPVAVVAPGSAWPTKQWPADRYRALAERLVHSGVQVAVLGDAATQGMMQGLDGVVDLSGRTTLRQAAALIARANVVISNDSAPVHLASLQHVPVIAVFGPTVPEFGFAPFGPNGHVIEQRELACRPCSAHGTVTCPLGTHECMTTITVDTVFDTVLHTLHAHDENRYAPAKTNASSS
- a CDS encoding GWxTD domain-containing protein, which encodes MSSAFSTSSVPAHQRFFAGVRPLTLSPGKYLVRFVATDVNDKSSTVTSTFSSSVRSFTFLPVISDVMFVMPMKLGSDARFDRNGQPAVPNPRHEIIGRDPSICVYAEIYNAVRAKLDTFALEFQVLDNVRDEQLTSYLKMVGGSDGLVVREEIPAGALRSGVYTLKIRMMSRDLATVYDTREERFYILNPELPPEGRIMLTEDEQFQASEWSVIKGERLALELELSDVLASSAEKAIREQCTDERAQQRYLFLFWRNRDPDVTTMSNERLDEFREMYKRAQTFYSSAAFRNGWKTDRGQALLRFGQPTQVEQFIQSIDAKPYEIWFYQHIQGGVYFYFVDWQLQQNHRLVHSTMIGQVREPNWYNLYAKAFSPVPNPPENLMPTNR
- a CDS encoding rRNA pseudouridine synthase produces the protein MRQQKPTRPAAKKTSRTAAPKQPASPRQSAPPLDQNFVAPQKPVRLNRAIADAGVASRRKADEFIRQGVVKVNGKVVTELGTKVEIDDMVTVHGEPITRYKHLTYIVLNKPKDVIATSSDEKGRATVFDIVRLKTRLFTVGRLDRNTTGVLLLTNDGDLANMLMHPRYGIVRVYKAVLDKPLRQDHARQIANGIDLDDGPTQPCQVTIDPSDRTNVMLSIREGRNREVRRIFEHFEYDVKRLDRKEYAGITTRGLARGEYRHLTRDEVFELQRQVKLAE